Proteins from a genomic interval of Capsicum annuum cultivar UCD-10X-F1 chromosome 4, UCD10Xv1.1, whole genome shotgun sequence:
- the LOC124897888 gene encoding receptor kinase-like protein Xa21 has protein sequence MLPVCIGNFSTSLIRFYANSCKIKGRIPNDFGNLSSLLDLDLSANSLARSIPTTIGNLRNLQRFDFSNNKLTGFIGDHICKLQHLGDIYLGQNQLSGSLPNCLGNITSLREIHLGSNKLSSNIPPSLGNLHDLVVLDLSSNNMVGSLGPEFGNLKVATLIDLSVNQFSNEIPREIGGLPTLVHLSLKHNKLQGCIPNSESNMVGLEFLDLSNNNISGIIPMSLEKLQNLKHFNVSVNKLYGEIPLRGPFKNLSSQFFNYNQALCGSSRFSIPPCPTSTKHRLNKKRLLVLFLLLGIILLFALITSVCVWIRYRIRKRAPQQADSLSAIIREKISYYELLQATDALSESNVISSGIKVFNLQVDEAFRSFDTECEVLRNVRHRNLVKVITSCSNLDFKDLVLDYMPNGKKLVIPQTNVNAQENEVNPTHGMRTHNRAHTLEPVPTLGVPPVPTSLPRAPRTNVNHPLTTQRDISNAEFSMRAQMRKFASALLDDLVLECKGAMLNWELDFASLTVDIQQVEEKKKKIAESKEKDKKEKRARSTDRNPSQQQGGNWGKK, from the exons ATGCTTCCAGTGTGTATAGGGAACTTTTCCACATCTCTTATAAGATTTTACGCCAACAGTTGCAAGATCAAAGGGCGAATTCCAAATGATTTTGGGAACTTAAGCAGCTTATTAGACCTTGATCTTTCTGCAAACAGCTTGGCTAGATCAATTCCCACAACAATTGGCAACTTGAGAAACCTTCAGCGCTTCGACTTTAGTAACAACAAACTTACAGGATTTATTGGAGATCATATATGTAAATTGCAGCATTTGGGTGATATTTACTTGGGTCAAAATCAACTTTCAGGATCTCTTCCTAATTGTTTAGGGAATATTACTTCCCTTAGGGAGATACATCTGGGTTCCAATAAATTGAGTTCCAATATACCACCAAGCTTAGGGAACCTTCATGATCTAGTAGTTCTTGACTTATCGTCAAACAACATGGTAGGGTCTTTAGGTCCAGAATTTGGAAATCTAAAGGTTGCGACATTGATAGATTTGTCAGTGAATCAATTCTCAAATGAAATTCCAAGAGAAATTGGAGGATTGCCAACTCTGGTGCACCTTTCTTTGAAACATAACAAATTGCAAGGATGTATACCTAACTCAGAGAGCAACatggtaggtttggaattcctagacCTTTCTAACAATAATATATCAGGAATCATTCCTATGTCTTTGGAGAAACTTCAAAACCTGAAACATTTCAATGTTTCTGTCAACAAGTTGTATGGTGAAATACCCTTGAGGGGTCCTTTCAAGAACCTCTCGAGTCAGTTTTTCAACTACAATCAAGCATTGTGTGGTTCTTCAAGGTTTAGTATCCCTCCATGCCCCACTTCAACAAAGCACAGATTAAATAAGAAAAGATTGcttgttttatttcttttgctGGGAATAATACTTCTATTTGCTCTTATCACCTCAGTGTGTGTATGGATAAGGTACAGAATACGTAAAAGAGCTCCTCAACAAGCTGATTCATTGTCTgccataataagagaaaaaatttcATACTATGAATTGCTCCAAGCAACTGATGCGCTTAGCGAGAGTAATGTGATTAGTTCCGGAA TTAAAGTGTTCAATCTGCAAGTGGATGAGGCATTCAGGAGCTTTGATACAGAATGTGAAGTGCTGCGCAACGTTCGCCATAGGAATCTCGTAAAAGTCATTACTAgttgttccaaccttgattttaaGGATTTAGTGCTCGATTATATGCCAAATGGAA AAAAACTAGTTATACCTCAGACCAACGTTAATGCTCAAGAGAACGAAGTCaatcccactcatgggatgaggacacataACAGAGCTCATACTCTAGAACCtgtccctactctgggagtccctccagtcccaacCAGTCTACCTAGGGCTCCTCGGACTAATGTTAACCATCCCCTGACTACTCAGAGGGATATTTCTAATGCAGAATTCAG TATGAGGGcccaaatgaggaagtttgcttctgccCTTTTAGATGACCTGGTGCTTGAATGTAAAGGGGCAATGCTAAACTGGGAATTGGACTTTGCTAGTCTGACAGTCGACATACAACaggttgaggagaagaagaagaagatagctgAGTCCAAAGAGAAGGACAAGAAGGAAAAAAGAGCCAGATCAACGGATCGGAACCCCAGTCAACAGCAGGGTGGTAATTGGGGTAAGAAATAG
- the LOC107868360 gene encoding probable LRR receptor-like serine/threonine-protein kinase At4g36180 — translation MACLRRLKFLDLRFNKFRGEVPSWFGFLHELQVLNHSNNSFTGSIPSSFSNISTLDTLNLNFNSIEGQIPKVIGNLRELNLRGNNLIGSIPLSLSNASRLETLDISYNSIQGNIPEGIDNLHNMKLLGIQYNQLTGSIPFKIFNMSIIKVIPFTGNSLSGYLPNGLCNGLPILKGLHLSMNKIYGHMPTSLSNCSQLQILSLSINEFDGPIHSEIERLSNLQKLDLGINHFTGIIPQEIGNLLNLVELSMEKNQITSSVPISIFNISSLQILSLWQNNLRGFLPWEIGNLTKMQFLYLEENSFTGEILKEITNLVELEELDIGHNSFSGQLEMEIFNISGPRLISLSNNNLSGSLPPNMCSVIPNIEELYLTFTNLVGTIPHSISNFSELNILDLSYNKLAGLIPSSLGYLTHLQFLNMRENNLTNDSSLSFLTSLTN, via the exons ATGGCCTGCTTGCGCCGGCTTAAGTTTCTTGATTTACGTTTCAACAAATTCAGAGGGGAGGTTCCCTCTTGGTTTGGGTTTTTACACGAACTTCAAGTTCTAAATCATAGTAATAATAGTTTCACCGGTTCCATCCCTTCTTCATTTTCTAATATATCCACACTTGATACTTTGAATCTGAATTTCAATTCCATAGAGGGACAgataccaaaagtgattggaaACCTTAGAGAATTAAACTTGAGGGGTAACAATCTCATAGGCTCTATTCCTCTGTCACTCTCGAATGCTTCGAGGTTGGAGACTTTAGATATATCTTATAATTCAATTCAAGGAAATATACCAGAAGGGATCGACAATCTTCACAACATGAAATTGTTGGGCATACAATATAATCAGCTAACAGGTTCTATACCATTCAAGATTTTCAATATGTCAATAATCAAAGTCATTCCATTTACGGGCAATAGCTTATCGGGATATCTTCCTAATGGTTTATGCAATGGTCTCCCAATACTCAAAGGGCTTCATTTATCTATGAACAAGATTTACGGTCATATGCCTACAAGCTTATCAAATTGTTCACAACTTCAAATTTTGTCTTTATCAATAAATGAGTTTGATGGACCAATACATAGTGAAATTGAAAGATTGAGTAACTTGCAGAAATTGGATCTCGGAATTAACCATTTCACGG GGATAATTCCACAAGAAATTGGAAATCTTCTTAATTTGGTGGAGTTATCCATGGAGAAAAACCAGATTACCAGCTCAGTCCCAATCTCCATATTCAATATCTCGTCGCTTCAAATTTTGTCACTGTGGCAGAACAATCTTAGGGGATTCTTACCATGGGAGATTGGCAACTTAACCAAGATGCAATTTTTATATCTTGAAGAAAATAGTTTCACTG GTGAAATACTCAAAGAGATAACCAATCTTGTTGAGTTGGAGGAACTTGATATTGGGCATAATAGTTTTAGTGGTCAACTTGAGATGGAGATCTTCAACATATCCGGGCCGAGACTGATTTCTCTTTCAAACAATAATCTATCAGGAAGCCTCCCACCAAACATGTGTTCTGTCATACCCAACATTGAAGAGCTTTATCTGACCTTTACCAATCTTGTTGGGACTATTCCTCATTCTATCTCCAATTTTTCAGAACTTAATATTCTAGATCTTTCATACAACAAACTCGCTGGCTTGATTCCTAGTTCTCTTGGATATTTGACTCATCTACAGTTCCTAAACATGAGAGAAAACAATTTAACCAACGACTCTTCGTTAAGCTTCCTAACTTCCTTAACAAATTGA
- the LOC124897606 gene encoding probable LRR receptor-like serine/threonine-protein kinase At3g47570, which yields MIDVACALDYLHHGCSLPVIKCDVKPCNVLLDEDMVAHLSDFGISKLLGEDQGNLYTKTLATLGYIAPEYGLEGLVSTKCDVYSYGVMLLETFTRRKPNEFEGDLSLKQCVSYSLPDVVMDVVDANLVTPMGKGLRKEQDVVASIMNVALDCCAESPAEGLT from the exons atgatagatgtggcatgtgCTTTGGACTATCTTCACCACGGGTGCTCGTTGCCAGTGATAAAATGTGACGTGAAGCCTTGTAATGTCTTGCTGGATGAAGATATGGTTGCCCACCTAAGCGACTTTGGCATTTCAAAACTGCTTGGTGAAGATCAGGGTAATTTGTACACTAAAACCTTAGCTACATTGGGGTATATTGCGCCAG AGTATGGACTGGAAGGACTAGTGTCAACAAAGTGTGACGTCTATAGTTATGGGGTCATGTTGCTGGAAACGTTTACTAGGAGAAAGCCTAATGAGTTTGAGGGAGATCTTAGCTTGAAGCAGTGTGTGAGTTATTCACTTCCAGATGTAGTAATGGACGTTGTAGATGCGAACTTGGTAACACCAATGGGTAAAGGCTTACGGAAGGAGCAAGATGTTGTGGCATCAATCATGAATGTGGCATTAGATTGTTGTGCTGAATCTCCTGCGGAAGGACTAACATGA